One Roseiconus lacunae genomic region harbors:
- a CDS encoding type II secretion system F family protein → MAVFSYTGTDESRSTVRGTINADSPRQARDSLRDRGIRVRKIVVKGERDSPTLFRFPRWKRFTGGKQWTSVISELAMLLHAGIPMLDALDTMTDQHTGAMRTALLAVRERVAAGESLAVALRSRRDSFDDATIQMVEVGENAGNLDAVLTQVAEFKQRQSRFTDAVTTALLYPAFLVCFGAAAAVFLMTSVLPPLLENLEETLPTLPFPTRIAKLLSEGLLNYRWWWLGGLLVLSVVGVSVVRHPAGRRVVDRWMLRVPVLGPMFVKQGISRIATIIATLSRSGVELTRAFELAERSVNNVVFRTALRDCGTRISAGEDIADALSQSGVFPPLAVRVFSVGQETGKLDEMLFRLADDYDEQVKTSSARITALVEPVLILVLAAMVGFLLLATILPILEAGNVL, encoded by the coding sequence ATGGCAGTCTTTTCTTACACCGGTACCGACGAATCGCGATCCACCGTCCGTGGAACGATCAACGCCGATTCGCCGCGGCAAGCCCGTGACTCACTGCGTGATCGAGGCATCCGGGTACGCAAGATCGTCGTCAAAGGGGAGCGAGACAGCCCGACATTGTTTCGGTTTCCGCGATGGAAACGGTTCACCGGGGGCAAGCAATGGACTTCGGTGATTTCTGAACTGGCAATGTTACTGCATGCCGGCATTCCAATGCTGGATGCCTTGGACACGATGACCGATCAACACACCGGGGCGATGCGAACGGCTTTGCTGGCCGTACGTGAACGGGTCGCCGCTGGCGAATCGCTTGCGGTAGCCTTGCGTAGTCGTCGTGATTCATTTGATGATGCCACCATTCAGATGGTCGAAGTCGGTGAGAATGCGGGAAATTTGGATGCGGTGCTCACGCAAGTCGCCGAGTTCAAACAACGCCAATCTCGATTCACCGATGCGGTGACGACGGCACTTCTTTATCCGGCATTTTTAGTTTGCTTTGGTGCCGCCGCTGCGGTGTTCTTGATGACCAGTGTGCTTCCGCCGCTGCTTGAGAATTTGGAAGAAACGCTACCGACGCTTCCGTTTCCGACTCGCATCGCAAAACTACTGAGCGAAGGATTACTGAACTATCGATGGTGGTGGCTTGGAGGTTTATTGGTGCTATCGGTTGTCGGTGTTTCGGTCGTGCGTCATCCGGCCGGTCGCCGCGTTGTCGATCGTTGGATGTTACGCGTCCCGGTCCTTGGACCGATGTTCGTCAAGCAGGGGATTTCTAGGATCGCGACGATCATCGCGACGCTTTCCCGCAGCGGCGTTGAATTGACGCGGGCATTCGAGCTAGCCGAAAGGTCGGTGAACAATGTGGTATTTCGTACGGCACTACGAGATTGCGGGACACGCATTTCGGCTGGGGAAGACATCGCCGATGCGCTTTCGCAAAGCGGAGTGTTCCCCCCACTGGCGGTTCGCGTGTTTTCGGTCGGACAGGAAACTGGCAAGCTAGATGAGATGCTTTTTCGCCTTGCCGATGATTATGATGAACAAGTCAAAACCTCATCGGCCCGCATCACGGCGCTCGTCGAACCGGTTTTGATCCTTGTCTTGGCCGCCATGGTAGGATTCCTGTTGCTGGCCACTATTCTTCCGATCTTGGAGGCTGGAAATGTTTTGTGA